A window of Streptomyces sp. N50 contains these coding sequences:
- a CDS encoding NAD(P)/FAD-dependent oxidoreductase, whose translation MKHRIVVLGAGYAGAFAAGNLARRLSPSDVEITVVNAVPDFVERMRLHQLAIGQDLAFRKLADVFEGTGVRLRLASVTGVDPGRKTVAVSGEDGDGELTYDTLLYALGSSVADHGVPGVAEYAFDVTGLSSALRLRERLAGLGARSAVLVVGEGLTGIETATEFAESRPDLSVALAARGELGAWLSPKARRHLCQAFDRLGITVHEHTGIEAVEPTWAVAVGGTSVPADVTVWSAGFAVHPIVAASGLEVAGTGQIVVDRTMRSVSHPDVYAAGDCAYAIGENGRPLPMSCASAGVTNMQATAAIIARLTARDVPAIGLKYYGNHISLGRRDAIFQMVDGDVRSKSWYLGGKAAARLKSGVLKGAGWGIDHPTFGIPKRKRRLATAPDRAGARAGTRAAA comes from the coding sequence ATGAAGCACCGCATCGTTGTACTCGGTGCCGGATATGCCGGGGCCTTCGCCGCTGGAAACCTGGCCCGCCGGCTCTCCCCCTCGGATGTCGAGATCACCGTCGTCAACGCCGTGCCCGACTTCGTCGAGCGGATGCGGCTCCACCAGCTCGCGATCGGCCAGGACCTCGCGTTCCGCAAGCTCGCCGACGTGTTCGAGGGCACCGGGGTACGGCTGCGCCTGGCGAGCGTCACCGGTGTCGACCCCGGGCGCAAAACCGTTGCGGTGAGCGGTGAGGACGGCGATGGCGAGCTCACGTACGACACGCTTCTCTACGCGCTGGGCAGCTCCGTGGCCGACCACGGCGTCCCGGGCGTGGCCGAGTACGCCTTCGATGTGACCGGCCTGTCCTCGGCGCTGCGTCTGCGTGAGCGCCTGGCCGGCCTGGGCGCGCGCTCCGCGGTGCTGGTCGTCGGTGAAGGGCTGACCGGCATCGAGACCGCCACCGAGTTCGCCGAGTCCCGGCCCGACCTCTCGGTCGCGCTCGCCGCCCGCGGTGAGTTGGGCGCCTGGCTCTCGCCGAAGGCCCGCCGTCACCTGTGCCAAGCCTTCGACCGGCTCGGCATCACCGTCCACGAGCACACCGGCATCGAAGCGGTCGAGCCGACCTGGGCGGTCGCCGTCGGCGGTACCTCCGTCCCGGCCGACGTGACCGTGTGGTCGGCCGGGTTCGCCGTACACCCCATCGTGGCCGCGAGCGGCCTGGAGGTCGCCGGGACCGGCCAGATCGTCGTCGACCGCACCATGCGCTCGGTCTCCCACCCGGACGTCTACGCCGCCGGTGACTGCGCGTACGCGATCGGCGAGAACGGCCGGCCGCTGCCCATGTCGTGTGCCTCGGCCGGTGTCACCAACATGCAGGCGACCGCCGCGATCATCGCGCGCCTGACGGCCCGTGACGTACCGGCCATCGGCCTGAAGTACTACGGCAACCACATCAGCCTCGGGCGGCGGGACGCGATCTTCCAGATGGTGGACGGGGACGTCCGGTCGAAGTCCTGGTACCTCGGTGGCAAGGCCGCCGCGCGACTCAAGTCGGGAGTGCTGAAGGGGGCCGGGTGGGGTATCGACCACCCGACCTTCGGCATACCGAAGCGCAAGCGCCGCCTGGCCACCGCGCCTGACCGGGCCGGCGCAAGGGCCGGTACGAGGGCCGCTGCATAG
- a CDS encoding ArsB/NhaD family transporter → MNDWHSWAAIVVFVGAYALIISEKIHRVAVALGGAGLMLAIGATDDVSAFYSEDSGIDWNVIFLLMGMMMIVGVLKKTGMFEYLAIWSVKKARAQPFRVMAMLVVITAVASALLDNVTTVLLIAPVTLLVCERLALPAAPFLIAEVFASNIGGTATLVGDPPNIIIASRAGVTFNDFLVHIAPLSALLVVVLVALCRVMFRKTFVYDEDRAAEIMALEEREAIKDPRLMVQGLVVLALVVAGFVLHPVLHYEPSIVALLGAGLLVAVSTAETSEVLAEVEWPTLAFFAGLFIMIGGLIDTGVIDEVSKALADAIGTNELGGSLTMLGASAVLSGVVDNIPYVATMAPITSDLVHNMGGAGDHVMWWALALGADLGGNATAIGASANVVVLGIAERNRQPITFWQFTKYGLIVTAVTVAISLGYVWLRYFALA, encoded by the coding sequence GTGAACGACTGGCACAGCTGGGCGGCGATCGTCGTGTTCGTCGGTGCGTACGCCCTGATCATCAGCGAGAAGATCCACCGCGTCGCCGTGGCTCTGGGCGGCGCGGGGCTCATGCTCGCGATCGGGGCGACCGACGACGTGTCGGCGTTCTACTCCGAGGACTCCGGCATCGACTGGAACGTCATCTTCCTGCTGATGGGCATGATGATGATCGTCGGAGTGCTGAAGAAGACCGGCATGTTCGAGTACCTGGCGATCTGGTCCGTGAAGAAGGCCCGGGCCCAGCCCTTCAGGGTGATGGCCATGCTCGTCGTCATCACGGCGGTCGCCTCCGCCCTGCTCGACAACGTGACGACGGTGCTGCTGATCGCCCCGGTCACCCTGCTGGTCTGCGAACGCCTCGCGCTGCCCGCGGCCCCGTTCCTGATCGCGGAGGTGTTCGCCTCGAACATCGGCGGCACCGCGACCCTGGTCGGCGACCCGCCCAACATCATCATCGCCAGCCGGGCCGGGGTCACCTTCAACGACTTCCTGGTCCACATCGCCCCGCTGTCCGCACTGCTCGTCGTCGTCCTGGTCGCCCTGTGCCGGGTGATGTTCCGCAAGACGTTCGTCTACGACGAGGACCGCGCCGCCGAGATCATGGCCCTGGAGGAGCGCGAGGCCATCAAGGACCCGCGGCTGATGGTCCAGGGTCTCGTCGTCCTGGCCCTGGTGGTGGCGGGCTTCGTCCTGCACCCGGTACTGCACTACGAGCCGAGCATCGTCGCGCTGCTGGGCGCCGGGCTGCTGGTCGCCGTCTCCACGGCCGAGACGAGCGAGGTTCTCGCCGAGGTGGAGTGGCCCACGCTCGCCTTCTTCGCGGGTCTGTTCATCATGATCGGCGGCCTGATCGACACCGGTGTGATCGACGAGGTCTCCAAGGCGCTCGCGGACGCGATCGGCACGAACGAACTCGGTGGGTCCTTGACGATGTTGGGTGCTTCCGCGGTCCTGTCCGGGGTCGTGGACAACATCCCGTACGTCGCCACCATGGCGCCCATCACCAGCGACCTGGTCCACAACATGGGCGGCGCCGGTGACCACGTCATGTGGTGGGCCCTCGCCCTCGGCGCCGACCTCGGCGGCAACGCCACCGCCATCGGCGCCTCCGCGAACGTCGTCGTCCTCGGCATCGCCGAACGCAACCGACAGCCCATCACCTTCTGGCAGTTCACCAAGTACGGCCTGATCGTCACCGCCGTCACCGTGGCCATCTCGCTCGGCTACGTGTGGCTGCGCTACTTCGCACTGGCCTGA
- a CDS encoding SRPBCC family protein has product MAIDVSAQRVIPVPPAQVAAYAMDWRHDDEWTQGIRSAELTREADGGGFGVGAEVTRTAYFLGRRIDYVLRVAAHEPPRLLDMVSVAGPMPMHVTYTFDPHPSGTTARIRVQGGGGGFYRMAAPLLARQVRTSLGKDLRNLQLRLTGTE; this is encoded by the coding sequence ATGGCCATCGACGTGTCCGCGCAACGGGTGATCCCCGTTCCGCCGGCGCAGGTGGCGGCGTACGCCATGGACTGGCGGCATGACGACGAATGGACGCAGGGCATCCGCAGCGCGGAGCTGACGCGGGAAGCCGACGGCGGTGGCTTCGGTGTCGGGGCCGAGGTCACCCGTACGGCGTACTTCCTGGGCCGGCGCATCGACTACGTCCTGCGCGTCGCCGCGCACGAACCGCCCCGGCTGCTGGACATGGTGTCGGTGGCCGGGCCGATGCCCATGCACGTCACCTACACCTTCGACCCGCACCCCTCCGGGACGACGGCCCGTATCCGCGTCCAGGGCGGCGGGGGCGGCTTCTACCGGATGGCCGCGCCCCTCCTGGCCCGTCAGGTCCGCACATCCCTCGGCAAGGACCTGCGCAACCTGCAACTCAGGCTCACCGGCACGGAATGA
- a CDS encoding TfoX/Sxy family protein gives MAYDEGLAERVRERLAVHQDVTEKKMFGGIAFLYRGNMAVGVSGSGSGGDLMVRVGPEHTDAALARPGTRVFDMTGRPMRGWILVDSSVLTEDEALGQWVDEGHAFAASLPPK, from the coding sequence ATGGCATACGACGAAGGGCTGGCCGAGCGCGTACGCGAACGGCTGGCCGTGCATCAGGACGTCACCGAGAAAAAGATGTTCGGCGGGATCGCCTTCCTGTACCGCGGCAACATGGCAGTGGGCGTCAGTGGCAGCGGAAGCGGCGGCGACCTCATGGTGCGCGTGGGGCCCGAGCACACCGACGCGGCCCTGGCCCGGCCCGGCACCCGCGTCTTCGACATGACCGGCCGCCCGATGCGCGGCTGGATCCTGGTCGACTCCTCCGTACTGACCGAGGACGAGGCGCTCGGCCAATGGGTCGACGAGGGACACGCCTTCGCCGCGAGCCTGCCACCCAAGTGA
- a CDS encoding class I SAM-dependent methyltransferase, producing the protein MTVSSRAQSFDAAAAQYAASRPSYPAALFDCVEEFSGCRLAGARVADVGAGTGIASTLLRERGAEMIAVEPGEAMADEFRQALPGVPIVRGDGNALPLAEASCDLITYAQSWQWTDPDRSVPEALRVLRAGGALAIWWNTTAFDVPWIREQHGRIAHHCGVEPRSAVRPSDSDAVRLAGLTGLRVERRQVRWSRTVSLDTHLANIGSRSAFLVLDKADRQAFFVDERDRLGRIFPREEVEETYVVDLLVALRT; encoded by the coding sequence ATGACCGTCAGCTCTCGCGCCCAGTCGTTCGATGCAGCCGCGGCTCAGTACGCGGCGAGTCGCCCTTCCTATCCAGCCGCGCTCTTTGACTGCGTCGAGGAGTTCTCAGGTTGTCGTCTGGCGGGTGCTCGGGTCGCCGATGTCGGCGCGGGTACCGGAATCGCCAGCACGTTGTTGCGGGAACGAGGTGCTGAGATGATCGCTGTCGAGCCGGGTGAGGCCATGGCCGACGAGTTCCGTCAGGCGCTTCCCGGAGTGCCGATCGTGAGGGGTGACGGTAACGCTCTGCCGCTGGCCGAGGCTTCCTGCGACCTGATCACGTATGCCCAGTCCTGGCAGTGGACCGATCCCGACCGGTCCGTACCGGAGGCATTGCGCGTCCTGCGGGCGGGCGGTGCGCTGGCGATCTGGTGGAACACAACGGCTTTCGACGTGCCGTGGATCCGCGAGCAGCACGGGCGCATCGCACACCATTGCGGGGTGGAACCAAGGTCTGCGGTGCGCCCTTCGGACAGCGATGCCGTCCGGTTGGCGGGGCTGACCGGGCTACGGGTTGAGCGCCGTCAAGTGCGCTGGAGCCGCACTGTTTCTTTGGACACGCATCTCGCCAACATCGGTAGCCGGTCGGCATTCCTCGTTCTTGACAAGGCTGACCGTCAGGCGTTTTTCGTCGACGAGCGTGATCGGCTGGGCAGGATCTTTCCTCGCGAGGAGGTGGAGGAGACCTACGTGGTTGATCTTCTCGTCGCGCTTCGCACCTGA
- a CDS encoding SDR family oxidoreductase, producing the protein MELSDKVALITGSTGGIGAETARLMAAVGADVVVSGRNAERGAATVRSITDAGGRARFVAADLTDPNALRHLAEEAGPVDILVNNAAIFPGAPTVDQSADTLDEALAANVRAPYLLTAALAPAMIAKGSGSIVNVSTMAARIGMPGLSVYSATKAALESLTRTWAAEFSPAGVRVNTVAPGPTRTDMVLATVGEEGAEQFAKTTVLGRLATPREIAEVILFLASDRASYLTGATVAADAGRTAV; encoded by the coding sequence ATGGAACTCTCCGACAAGGTCGCCCTCATCACCGGCTCGACCGGCGGCATCGGCGCCGAAACGGCCCGGTTGATGGCCGCGGTCGGCGCCGACGTCGTTGTCTCCGGTCGCAACGCCGAGCGCGGGGCCGCGACCGTACGGTCGATCACCGACGCCGGCGGCAGGGCGCGGTTCGTTGCCGCCGACCTCACCGACCCGAACGCGCTGCGCCACCTAGCGGAAGAGGCTGGCCCCGTCGACATCCTGGTCAACAACGCGGCGATCTTCCCCGGGGCGCCGACCGTGGACCAGAGCGCCGACACGCTCGACGAGGCCCTCGCCGCCAACGTCAGGGCCCCGTACCTTCTCACCGCCGCCTTGGCCCCCGCCATGATCGCCAAGGGCTCCGGCAGCATCGTCAACGTGAGCACCATGGCCGCCCGGATCGGCATGCCCGGACTGTCCGTCTACAGCGCCACCAAGGCCGCGCTGGAGTCGCTGACGCGCACCTGGGCGGCCGAGTTCAGTCCGGCGGGCGTGCGCGTGAACACCGTCGCGCCAGGTCCCACGCGGACCGACATGGTCCTGGCGACCGTGGGTGAGGAGGGCGCCGAGCAGTTCGCCAAGACCACCGTGCTCGGTCGGCTCGCCACCCCGCGCGAGATCGCCGAGGTGATCCTCTTCCTCGCCTCGGACCGCGCGAGCTACCTCACCGGCGCGACCGTCGCGGCCGACGCCGGACGCACCGCCGTCTGA
- a CDS encoding fasciclin domain-containing protein — MSTRIRRTAVVLAASAVLPLALSACGSSGSDSARSDSSTKASASASSDGMTGAGATMSDQPFGTACSGVPKSGAGSFDGMAKDPVATAASNNPALSTLVAAVKKAGLVDTLNNAQNITVFAPTNDAFAKIPKATLDKVLADKAQLTKILTYHVVGQQLTPKDLEKGSFDTLEKSKLTTSGSGDNYMVNDSAKVVCGNVKTANANVYIIDTVLMPTS; from the coding sequence ATGAGTACTCGTATCCGCCGTACCGCGGTCGTCCTCGCCGCCTCCGCCGTGCTGCCGCTGGCCCTCAGCGCCTGCGGCAGCAGCGGCAGCGACTCCGCGAGGTCGGACTCCTCCACCAAGGCGTCCGCCAGCGCTTCGAGCGACGGCATGACCGGCGCCGGCGCCACGATGTCCGACCAGCCCTTCGGTACGGCCTGCTCCGGTGTCCCCAAGAGCGGTGCCGGCTCCTTCGACGGCATGGCCAAGGACCCGGTCGCCACCGCCGCCTCCAACAACCCCGCACTGTCCACGCTGGTGGCGGCGGTGAAGAAGGCCGGGCTCGTCGACACCCTCAACAACGCCCAGAACATCACGGTGTTCGCGCCGACCAACGACGCCTTCGCCAAGATCCCGAAGGCCACCCTGGACAAGGTCCTGGCCGACAAGGCGCAGCTGACGAAGATCCTCACCTACCACGTCGTCGGCCAGCAGCTCACTCCGAAGGACTTGGAGAAGGGCTCCTTCGACACCTTGGAGAAGTCCAAGCTGACCACCTCCGGCTCGGGCGACAACTACATGGTCAACGACTCCGCCAAGGTGGTCTGCGGCAACGTCAAGACCGCCAACGCCAACGTCTACATCATCGACACCGTCCTGATGCCCACCAGCTGA
- a CDS encoding flavodoxin family protein, whose amino-acid sequence MTQSPPTPDPVDDPYRFDDLRALFVNCTLKPSPQQSHTEGLIDKSRAIMDARGVTTTVVRAVDHDIAPGVYPDMTEHGFATDAWPELYEQVMAADILVLAGPIWLGDNSSVMKKVIERLYGGSGLLNSAGQYAYYGRVGGCLITGNEDGVKHCAMNILYSLQHLGYTIPPQADAGWIGPAGPGPSYLDPGSGGPENDFTNRNTTFMAWNLMHLAAMLKRTGGIPAHGNQRSEWDAGCRLDAPNPDYR is encoded by the coding sequence ATGACCCAGTCACCGCCCACCCCTGACCCGGTCGACGATCCCTACCGCTTCGACGACCTGCGCGCCCTGTTCGTCAACTGCACACTCAAACCGTCGCCGCAGCAGAGCCACACCGAGGGGCTGATCGACAAGAGCCGGGCGATCATGGACGCGCGCGGGGTCACCACGACCGTCGTACGCGCCGTCGACCACGACATCGCGCCGGGTGTCTACCCGGACATGACCGAGCACGGCTTCGCCACCGATGCCTGGCCGGAGCTGTACGAGCAGGTGATGGCCGCCGACATCCTGGTGCTGGCCGGGCCGATCTGGCTGGGTGACAACAGCTCGGTCATGAAGAAAGTCATCGAGCGGCTGTACGGCGGCTCGGGCCTGCTCAACTCCGCGGGCCAGTACGCCTATTACGGGCGCGTCGGCGGCTGTCTCATCACCGGCAACGAAGACGGCGTGAAGCACTGCGCGATGAACATCCTCTACAGCCTCCAGCACCTCGGCTACACCATCCCGCCACAGGCCGACGCGGGCTGGATCGGCCCGGCGGGACCCGGACCCTCCTACCTCGACCCCGGCTCGGGCGGCCCGGAGAACGACTTCACCAACCGCAACACCACGTTCATGGCCTGGAACCTGATGCACCTGGCCGCCATGCTCAAACGCACCGGGGGCATCCCCGCGCACGGCAACCAGCGCTCCGAATGGGACGCCGGCTGCCGCCTCGACGCGCCCAACCCCGACTACCGCTGA
- a CDS encoding STAS domain-containing protein, translated as MPDSSPARRTHAHSRPAGMGNRLRHPFRRGADSTVSHADHVVVRLSGDITAKNARDVGARLRQALRAPPRVLEVDLAQVPYLSPDGGAAFFMALLEARPHGTRLIVTHASTQARATLNQLGLPRALDLYEGDCPDTT; from the coding sequence ATGCCGGACTCGTCCCCCGCCCGTAGAACCCACGCCCACAGCCGGCCGGCGGGAATGGGCAACCGTCTACGGCATCCGTTCCGCCGTGGTGCCGACAGCACGGTTTCGCACGCCGACCACGTCGTCGTACGGCTCTCGGGAGACATCACCGCCAAGAACGCCCGGGACGTAGGAGCGAGGCTGCGGCAGGCCCTGCGAGCACCACCCCGTGTCCTGGAGGTCGACCTGGCCCAGGTGCCCTACCTCAGTCCTGATGGTGGCGCGGCCTTCTTCATGGCGCTGCTCGAAGCACGGCCACACGGCACCCGATTGATCGTCACCCACGCCAGTACCCAGGCACGGGCCACCCTCAACCAACTGGGTCTGCCCCGCGCCCTCGACCTCTACGAGGGCGACTGCCCGGACACCACCTGA
- a CDS encoding sigma-70 family RNA polymerase sigma factor translates to MDSAAIDRFEASRGRLASLAYRLLGSAADAEDAVQDTFLRWQAADREQIVVPEAWLTKVVTHLCLDRLRSAQARHERAAGAWLPEPLLEGDPMLGPADSFEQRESVSLAVLTLMERLSPVERAVYVLREAFSYSHAEIAGILDISESASQQHVHRARIRVAAERRRGGEAAPASARRVVEEFLAAAMSGRTDRLVALLTEDVTALSDGYGLAGRLLRYETRERVASYVRAGFKPTPAKLRLAGGSPAMHIALVNGSPAVLAVINDRVVGAVAFEVTDGKIASLRGIAAADRLARLNEGWRQYEPDAPVIEGWWPRR, encoded by the coding sequence ATGGACAGTGCAGCCATCGATCGGTTCGAGGCCAGCCGAGGCCGGCTGGCCTCGCTCGCGTACCGTCTGCTCGGCTCGGCCGCCGACGCCGAGGACGCCGTGCAGGACACGTTCCTGCGCTGGCAGGCCGCGGACCGCGAACAGATCGTGGTGCCGGAGGCGTGGCTGACCAAGGTCGTCACCCATCTCTGCCTCGACCGGCTCCGCTCGGCGCAGGCGCGCCACGAGCGGGCGGCTGGTGCCTGGTTGCCCGAGCCGCTTCTTGAGGGCGACCCCATGCTCGGCCCGGCCGACAGCTTCGAGCAGCGCGAATCGGTGTCCCTCGCCGTGCTGACCCTGATGGAGCGGCTCTCGCCGGTCGAACGGGCCGTCTATGTCCTGCGTGAGGCTTTCTCCTACAGCCACGCCGAGATCGCCGGGATCCTCGACATCAGCGAGTCCGCGAGCCAGCAGCATGTCCACCGGGCCCGGATCCGGGTCGCCGCCGAGCGCCGTCGCGGCGGCGAGGCCGCCCCCGCGTCCGCCCGCCGGGTCGTCGAGGAATTCCTCGCCGCCGCGATGTCGGGGCGTACGGATCGGCTGGTGGCCCTGCTCACCGAGGACGTGACGGCGCTCTCGGACGGTTACGGACTCGCCGGGCGGCTGTTGCGGTACGAGACGCGCGAGCGGGTGGCTTCCTACGTGCGGGCCGGCTTCAAGCCCACGCCGGCGAAGCTGCGGCTGGCCGGCGGCTCACCCGCGATGCATATCGCCCTGGTCAACGGCTCCCCAGCCGTCCTCGCTGTGATCAACGACCGGGTCGTAGGCGCCGTGGCGTTCGAAGTCACCGACGGCAAGATCGCGTCCCTGCGCGGCATCGCCGCCGCAGACCGGCTCGCGCGCCTCAACGAGGGCTGGCGGCAGTACGAACCCGACGCACCGGTCATCGAGGGATGGTGGCCTCGCCGGTGA
- a CDS encoding alpha/beta fold hydrolase, giving the protein MTNTRRHGLDEHPTMLAELTAGRVEYRFDRRGPVTVVIFYGGHMRAGLSLGEEVFAEAGYSVLVPSRPGYGRTPVSTGESATGFADVTAALCAHLGITEVAAVVGVSGGGPTAVAMAARHPALVQRLLLQSAVGPLPWPDRRTRLGARIVFAPHTERVSWALVHSLMRYAPNAGLRILLRDLTLLPVRAVVANLRPEDRTRLVALFSRMRSGRGFTRDLKEVAAPEDQLRHAGRVSQPALVIATRQDAAVRFVHAEALAAALPHAELLESLADSHLVWFGRDWPLISERIHTFLAEGSSRTS; this is encoded by the coding sequence GTGACGAACACCCGACGTCACGGCCTGGACGAACACCCCACAATGCTGGCCGAGTTGACCGCCGGCCGCGTCGAGTACCGCTTCGACCGGCGCGGACCGGTCACCGTCGTGATCTTCTACGGCGGGCACATGCGCGCGGGGCTCTCGCTGGGCGAGGAGGTGTTCGCCGAAGCGGGATACTCGGTGCTCGTGCCGTCCCGCCCGGGGTATGGCCGTACGCCGGTCTCGACCGGGGAATCGGCCACCGGGTTCGCCGATGTCACGGCCGCGCTCTGCGCACACCTGGGGATCACCGAAGTCGCCGCCGTAGTCGGCGTATCGGGAGGCGGACCCACCGCGGTGGCGATGGCGGCACGCCATCCCGCCCTGGTCCAAAGGCTGCTCCTGCAGAGCGCGGTCGGACCGCTGCCCTGGCCCGACCGCCGCACCCGCCTCGGCGCCCGGATCGTTTTCGCACCGCACACCGAGCGCGTTTCCTGGGCGCTCGTTCACTCCCTCATGCGGTACGCACCCAACGCCGGCCTGCGGATACTGCTGCGCGACCTCACCCTCCTGCCCGTACGGGCTGTGGTGGCGAACCTCCGCCCGGAGGATCGGACGAGGTTGGTCGCACTGTTCTCGCGGATGCGGTCGGGGCGAGGATTCACACGCGATCTCAAGGAAGTTGCGGCACCCGAAGATCAGTTGCGTCATGCAGGCCGGGTCTCCCAGCCCGCCCTGGTGATCGCCACCCGCCAGGACGCGGCAGTGCGCTTCGTGCACGCCGAGGCACTCGCCGCCGCCCTCCCCCACGCCGAACTGCTCGAAAGCCTGGCCGACAGCCACCTCGTCTGGTTCGGCCGGGACTGGCCCCTGATCTCCGAACGGATCCACACCTTTCTCGCGGAGGGTTCGTCGAGGACCTCTTAG
- a CDS encoding TetR/AcrR family transcriptional regulator: MSTETRRPTEKKLTRKGQETRRRIVAAAAQLMYERGVTEATLEDVRAAAGVSGSQIYHYFADKQALLLAVIEHQTEAVLGMQESLFADLDSMAGLRRWRDALVEYQRRLQCRGGCPIGSLGSEVAETNPEARLAVASGFLRWETAIRDGLRAMHARGELDGDPDDLALATLAALQGGLLLNQIQREVRPLEVALDSMLDHIESRVKQS, encoded by the coding sequence ATGAGCACCGAGACGCGACGGCCCACGGAGAAGAAGCTGACCCGCAAGGGGCAGGAGACCCGGCGCCGGATCGTGGCCGCGGCGGCACAGTTGATGTACGAGCGGGGCGTCACCGAGGCGACGCTGGAAGACGTCCGGGCCGCCGCCGGCGTGAGCGGCTCGCAGATCTACCACTACTTCGCCGACAAACAGGCGCTGCTCCTGGCCGTGATCGAGCACCAGACCGAGGCCGTTCTGGGCATGCAGGAGTCGCTCTTCGCCGACCTCGACAGCATGGCGGGCCTACGGCGGTGGCGGGACGCCCTGGTCGAGTACCAGCGGCGGCTGCAGTGCCGTGGCGGCTGCCCGATCGGTTCGCTGGGCAGCGAGGTCGCCGAGACCAATCCCGAGGCCCGGCTCGCGGTGGCTTCCGGATTCCTGCGCTGGGAAACGGCCATCCGCGACGGGCTGCGGGCCATGCATGCGCGAGGTGAGCTGGACGGCGACCCTGACGACCTCGCACTGGCCACCCTGGCGGCACTTCAGGGCGGTCTCCTGCTCAATCAGATTCAGCGTGAGGTCAGGCCGTTGGAGGTGGCGTTGGACTCGATGCTCGATCACATCGAGTCGAGGGTGAAGCAGTCCTGA
- a CDS encoding CBS domain-containing protein encodes MRARDLAVEYETVGLDSDAMDAARLMAEHRLPALLVVDERGAPKAILPASQMVKILVPVYVVEDPTLAAVVDERHADRLCQALKGRKVRDCLSKTVPAPPVAAPDDTALEVAAQMARVRSPLVAVVEKDAAGGRLLGVITASHLLERLLAATA; translated from the coding sequence GTGCGGGCGCGTGACTTGGCGGTGGAGTACGAGACGGTCGGCCTCGACAGCGACGCGATGGACGCCGCGCGGCTGATGGCCGAACACCGGCTGCCGGCGCTGCTGGTGGTGGACGAACGGGGTGCGCCGAAGGCGATCCTGCCCGCCTCGCAGATGGTCAAGATCCTGGTGCCGGTGTACGTGGTCGAGGACCCGACGCTCGCCGCCGTGGTCGACGAACGCCACGCCGACCGGTTGTGTCAGGCGCTGAAGGGGCGCAAGGTGCGCGACTGCCTGTCGAAGACCGTGCCCGCGCCGCCGGTCGCCGCTCCGGACGACACCGCGCTGGAGGTGGCCGCGCAGATGGCGCGGGTACGCAGTCCCCTGGTGGCGGTCGTGGAGAAGGACGCGGCCGGTGGCCGGCTCCTCGGTGTGATCACGGCCTCGCATCTGCTGGAACGGTTGCTCGCCGCTACGGCCTGA